A single Oncorhynchus mykiss isolate Arlee chromosome 24, USDA_OmykA_1.1, whole genome shotgun sequence DNA region contains:
- the LOC110503930 gene encoding glyoxalase domain-containing protein 4 isoform X2: MALRRALHFVFKVGDRSKTATFYRDVLGMKILRHEEFEEGCKATCNGPYDGKWSKTMVGFGPEDDHFVAELTYNYGVGEYHLGNDFLGLTLQSSQAVSNAKRLGWPLTEVGEALYLVEAPGGYRFYLVDKDQPHNDPVQKVCLAVSDLQKSTHYWSSLLGMKVMERNEEKKTVLMGFADTQLPDLEALMTKENYKILTPLVSLDTPGKATVEVVILADPDGHEICFVGDEAFRQLSQMDPSGNALLDKAMAEDKSDEWFAKHNKQKASA; the protein is encoded by the exons ATGGCTTTGAGACGAGCCTTGCATTTCGTTTTCAAAGTGGGTGACAGAAGCAAAACGGCCACCTTTTACCGAGATGTGCTAGGCATGAAG ATTTTGCGTCATGAAGAGTTTGAAGAGGGATGCAAGGCCACTTGTAATGG CCCTTATGATGGAAAATGGAGCAAGACAATGGTTGGCTTTGGTCCAGAGGATGatcactttgtggctgagcttACCTACAATTATGGAGTGGGAGAATATCACCTTGGCAATGACTTCCTG GGTCTGACTCTGCAGTCTAGCCAGGCTGTCAGCAATGCTAAGCGGCTTGGTTGGCCCCTCACTGAGGTTGGAGAGGCTCTCTATCTGGTTGAGGCCCCTGGAGGTTACCGCTTCTACCTGGTGGACAAAGATCAGCCTCACAATG ATCCTGTACAGAAGGTATGTCTGGCAGTGTCTGACCTGCAGAAATCAACACACTACTGGTCCTCCCTTCTGGGGATGAAGGTGATGGAGAGAAATGAGGAGAAAAAGACTGTGCTGATGGGATTCGCAGACActcag TTGCCAGATCTTGAAGCCCTGATGACAAAAGAAAACTATAAAATCCTTACTCCTTTGGTTAGCCTGGACACCCCTGGGAAGGCTACAGTAGAAGTGGTCATTCTGGCTGATCCA GATGGCCATGAGATCTGCTTTGTGGGAGATGAGGCATTCAGACAACTCTCCCAGATGGACCCCAGTGGAAATGCATTGCTGGATAAG GCTATGGCTGAAGATAAAAGTGATGAGTGGTTTGCCAAGCACAACAAGCAGAAGGCTTCAGCGTAA
- the LOC110503930 gene encoding glyoxalase domain-containing protein 4 isoform X1 codes for MALRRALHFVFKVGDRSKTATFYRDVLGMKILRHEEFEEGCKATCNGPYDGKWSKTMVGFGPEDDHFVAELTYNYGVGEYHLGNDFLGLTLQSSQAVSNAKRLGWPLTEVGEALYLVEAPGGYRFYLVDKDQPHNDPVQKVCLAVSDLQKSTHYWSSLLGMKVMERNEEKKTVLMGFADTQCKLELYNIGGTVDHGTAFGRIAFSCPHKQLPDLEALMTKENYKILTPLVSLDTPGKATVEVVILADPDGHEICFVGDEAFRQLSQMDPSGNALLDKAMAEDKSDEWFAKHNKQKASA; via the exons ATGGCTTTGAGACGAGCCTTGCATTTCGTTTTCAAAGTGGGTGACAGAAGCAAAACGGCCACCTTTTACCGAGATGTGCTAGGCATGAAG ATTTTGCGTCATGAAGAGTTTGAAGAGGGATGCAAGGCCACTTGTAATGG CCCTTATGATGGAAAATGGAGCAAGACAATGGTTGGCTTTGGTCCAGAGGATGatcactttgtggctgagcttACCTACAATTATGGAGTGGGAGAATATCACCTTGGCAATGACTTCCTG GGTCTGACTCTGCAGTCTAGCCAGGCTGTCAGCAATGCTAAGCGGCTTGGTTGGCCCCTCACTGAGGTTGGAGAGGCTCTCTATCTGGTTGAGGCCCCTGGAGGTTACCGCTTCTACCTGGTGGACAAAGATCAGCCTCACAATG ATCCTGTACAGAAGGTATGTCTGGCAGTGTCTGACCTGCAGAAATCAACACACTACTGGTCCTCCCTTCTGGGGATGAAGGTGATGGAGAGAAATGAGGAGAAAAAGACTGTGCTGATGGGATTCGCAGACActcag TGTAAACTAGAGCTTTACAACATTGGTGGGACAGTAGATCATGGGACAGCTTTCGGGAGGATAGCTTTCTCTTGTCCACATAAGCAG TTGCCAGATCTTGAAGCCCTGATGACAAAAGAAAACTATAAAATCCTTACTCCTTTGGTTAGCCTGGACACCCCTGGGAAGGCTACAGTAGAAGTGGTCATTCTGGCTGATCCA GATGGCCATGAGATCTGCTTTGTGGGAGATGAGGCATTCAGACAACTCTCCCAGATGGACCCCAGTGGAAATGCATTGCTGGATAAG GCTATGGCTGAAGATAAAAGTGATGAGTGGTTTGCCAAGCACAACAAGCAGAAGGCTTCAGCGTAA